TGGAGCCTGACTCTTTTGTTTGGGTCACGTGGTCTTGTCACGCTATGCCGTCGTTTGGCGGATAAATTTTACCTACTCATTCCGAATGTTCACTGTGTTTTGTGCCAGCAGGaaggaaaaaattatttatttattttaaacattaacGCATGCCGTTTCTGAAATTCCAAAATTGATCGTGATTTAAGCAATTAAAATCCCTGTTTTTGTTGCACATGATAGCAGTTTAAGACGTTTTTAAAAAAGTCGAAAATATTTTCGTAAAGTACACAACAAAAACCTCTATATGATCAGTGATGCTTTTGCTGTAATGGCAATTGTAGTTTGggattattttgttattgtcaATATTGTAGTAATAGGAGATTATCTTGACCAAACCATAGTGTTTATCATCTGACTCAAAGCATATCATCAAATCTCAAGCTTGTTTTCCAGGCGCATAGCTGCAGGGTCTTGACGCTTGTTTGTGCGGAAAATGTGGGTCGCTGCAGCAAAGGACGTTGCCGACCTAGTGTTTGAGCTGTGCGGCGTTGTCTTTGTTCTGTTGTTAGTGTTAAATTTAGGTTCTAAAATGACCTGTAGTTTGGGTCTTGGTAATTTGGCTATACACGAAAGATTTACAATTCATTCTAAGCAAGGTGGACTTctcaaaaaaatgaaagaaaatcttGCCGTAAATGTCAATGCGACGCGAAGCTCATAATTTCTCACGTTTTCTTGGAAATTGAACGGTTTGATGATGTCAAACTCAACGAAGATTTGCATGTGACCTATAGGTCGGTGCAGATTTTTCTCTTTGTACTTTACAGCAAAGACAACAAACAAAGTATATACAAGAACGTGTCGactttaaattattttgaaatcacGTTGAGGCGGCATTCAACTTATAGATTCCAGCTCATTGCGTAGATTCAAAAAATTCTGATACCTAACACTGACTGTAAATTTGGAATAGGTTTGGGTCGTTATTTACggtaattttctttatttatttgaaataactttGTATAAAACATATGATTTTAAAGGAACAAGAAGCTGAACAAATCTATAGAAAAAGTAAGTAAACAATACACCTTTAAAGTACTTCTAAGTTCTATTTCTTTATGTAAATTTAGTGTCCTAAAGCTTGGTCCCatatgtttattcaaataaacgTAAAAATGACTATCGTAGAAATTTCAACTTTATGAAACATCTCACACTGAAAGAcagaatttacaaaatttaccaaaacACAAGCCTGAAACCTAATGTTATAGTTATGAAAGTGCCCAATATATGAAATATTAATATCACATTTTCATGTCAAAGCGGCTATTTCGTGGAGTATTTCGAACATTGTGTGGGTTATATATGGGCTTGTATGGGTGTTTTTCCTTTCGTTGCTTGCGTAGTTGAACGAAACAAATTACGTTTACAAGAAACAACAAGAGCGAAGTTGCCAACACCCAATACGAAATCGTGAAAATGTAGTTGCTGTTAGAACAAGAGGCTGTGAACGTTGTGGTTTCAGATGTCGCTGTAGGCTTAACAAATCTCATGACAACCAAATTCGTGACGTCATCTTCGTCATCAGACATCCAATTGCCGGATGCTTCGTCATCAAAGCTCACAGTATCCAAAAATCGCGACTTGTCCACATCTGACAGTTCGACGTAGACTGGGTCATTCATAACGTCCTCATTTGCTTCATGATCGTGTGGTGTTGTGGAAACCGTCGTGCCTTCGTTGATTTCTCGtgtctttgttgttgtttgcttttctGGTTGTTTATCTTGGTCTTGCGGTTCTGCCGAGACGCCAGTTTCACTACCTGTTGGAATATTTTAAgcagatttaaaataaatgaccTATAATAACATATATATTACTTATTTGAAATAAGCATTAGGGTTAATATCAAACGCTTGTAGATATTGGTGGTTTATACCTatagaaaacaaaactaaaacagttgctAACTTGATCAGCAAATAACAcatttgcataaaatattACTGAAAATGCTTAAGCGGGGTTTACCTGCATAGAAGACGGTTGCGCCGTTTTTCAGAGTTTTTGATCTCAGGAGTGGGGCCCGATACGGGGGAGATCTCAACTTGGCGCACCAATGCGTCGAtggaatttcttttttcatgCAAGAGGTCACCACCGGCCCGACGAGAGATTCCGCCCGGCCACTGTAGCAGTACGAACATTCTTTGCACTCGCTCCATATCGCGTCCCAGTAGGTACCTGACATATTTAGCCAAAACCCAAAATCAAACCCACGTTTTTTTGTGGAAATGTGATATTGCTATTTTACAGAGTCtacattttcttttaagaaaccaaaatttagtcttagtttttataactttaaatttaaaaaccttttACATTGACTTACCCAAAGGGCACTCTCCACAAACTGTGTCGCTAGTGGGCGTACAAGGTTTAATCACTTCTCTGCCGCTGCACTGCTTGCAAGCGTAGCATGGTGATCCAGTCCTACGTCTCCTCAGAGAGTATGTTAGACCCGGCTTACATTGCTGGCAAACTGTGTCCCGATTGGATTTACAAGAATATTTAACCCCGTAACCTGTTCAGCAATAAAAGGATTTGGTCAGAGAGGGCAACGACCGATACCAACcttgtaattttttaacaacCCAGCTGATGATTATGGTAATACCGTATGATACCAACTTATTACATGTCGGAattatttacattaaaaaaaacGGTTTCCAGTCTAAAAGCTTGATCGGAAATTAATCAAAGCCTACATACGGCGCCATGGCTATGAGCTGGGAAATGTGTAAACAAATCTCAACACTAATAACTTACCAGATTGGCACGGAGAACATTCTTTACAAGCGCTTGAATTTTTATCAAAGTACTGCCGGAAAGGCGTACATTGCCGGAAGGGCATACCAGCAACAATTTGCATCATAACAAGAACACTCAGAAAAAGTACAAGCACCACTACGGGAAAGTGACGTGTcatctaaaaacaaacaaaaaaggttgtaaagcaaacaaaatggaaaataaatatttgaacGTCAACCGAAAAGGATTGTGTAACCTCCCGGTAATCCTTTGGTTCTTAAAGAAAACTGCTTTTCGAGACAAAACgctaattttaaatttataacaactgtAAAGGTGGATCACTTGAAAGTAATAATACAGGTCAAAAATAACATCAGTCAATATTTTAGTACTTTCCATATATAACATATTTCCCGTTTTTATCTTGCAGATTTGTGACGTAGAAATTTAATAATACTTTTGTGTACAAAACTGACGTGTTCATCATCACGCCCTTTCGTGGTTTCAAAGACttttatatcttatttttAGCTCTTAAAAGggtaaacaaatattttctaaattcGAATCCGGATGATAAAGTATCATTTCGCACGTCCCTCCCACCTTGTTTATTATTATACTAAAAACCATATCTTATACACAGATTGACATGTAGTAAAGATCTCATAAATTGTACATTGAAATCTATTACAATGCATATACACTGTATCGTAATCATCcactttttgtttctttttgctcTGCTTTTACTAGTTAACGCTAGTTAACAGTACTTATCTCATTGCTTATATAAATCAAAATTTCGAAATGTAATTACTTATTCCGTTTATTAGCGATTTCCTGTAAACTTTATCGGTTTAATAAGAACACGATCGTAAATGTACACTCCTTTACCAGAACTGGTTAGTCATGTTGTCATTTGCTTGAAGTCAAGTGGGTTCGGCGGTAAGTTTTAACACTCTGGTGATTACGCAACCGATTGTAAGTGGCCGATTAGTTAATGATGGTAGTCCTTTTGCGATTTCACAACGCCGCcctttattttcaaaagtctTAAATCATAACTGGGAAGTTTTGTCAAGCACATTGATTACCAGGTTGTCCAGAGACTTTTCATTTTGGGAAATTACCCGATGATTCAACGGGAAAAATCGCAGACAAATTCCCTTATTGCAGTATAGAGATATCGGTATACCGATTGTCGATGACTCATGCCTAAAGCTTGAGTATATACCAAGTGGGGTGTTACTAAAATATCTCGACGCGCATTTCCTACTGCCCAAAGCATATGAAACCAGTCAAAAGAAAGGATGTCGATTATATCACCTTCAACTTTTAGATTCATTTGCTCAGCTGATTATGGAGTCAGTCAATAACCATTCTATTTCAATTGGgatcaaatttttttgagCTTTTTTGTTAGTTTATAATACATTTACACGTTGTGAGATGCACAAAAATGCTTTGCCATCCAGTTTTAGTTATTAAACTACAATAGTTGAAACAAGGAGAAAAATATATACTTAGTtagaaatatataataatgtacaaatatatagttacaaaaaatataacaaaggTACTTACCTTTATCACAATCTTTATGCGaatatgttgttttaaatattcGCTAGTTAGGTGAAATTTTGACTACTATATCCTAGACTCCCTAGAGCGTCTTACGATAGTCCAAATAGCtatctgcaaataaataacgTAATTAAATGAACATTTTTAGAAGTAGTTAATGCATTGTATTATCTCGTAAACACATACACCAAATTTATTATCGATCACGTGTTACACTCGCTGTGATCATACATCACGAGAAAAGTGACGTTATATGTCACGTGAAATAAGACGTCAACACTTTTGAAAGTTGAAGTTGATCTTAAAATCTTTTTCCATACTTGGTACAGCAGAACTTACACAAGACTACTACACACTTTGAACTGAAACATTTACTATATGGTGGAACATATCCGTAAGTGCTTTCAAAGTCGGTTTCCAAGCAAATGTATAAATCATAGCCACGGTTAAAGTTGTTCGATAAACTTCTGCACTCTTAGACTCTCACTACCTTTCTAACCTCTTATTTTTCCTCACTCTCTCTTTTCCTCACTCTGCCTCATTCATTGTTTAAAGTTGACCGGACCTGACATCGCCGGCTTTTATGGATTTCGCAAATCATTCTACGTCATTCTTGCGTCATAGCATATGACTTAGCACGCAgatttatattacattaatgaGCGAAAGGTCGAAGTAAAGTTTGTGCTTGTGAAAATTACTTTATTAAAATCATCAATATACGAAAACGAGACGAAGGaaataattttacatttaattacgttgtcatattattttttgtttcaaaaacatcaattgaaagttgaaagaaaATCAAATGATGAAGAATAGATATAGAAGACAATTCTTGAAATTAATTCGAAACAAGCGCGGCACTGTGTTCTCCACTGTCTGACAGCCATCATGGGTTAACAGAGAAGGAACCACTCCATTTAAAGGAGAATCGTGGTATTTCCCGAGGGGATTCACCTCATTCGACCTGGTTATTCTTTCCAATCACAATCCAGTGTGATTTCCCCTTACGTAAACCCTTCTTCGGATATTCAAGTAATTAATATAAATGATTTATTACAGGTAAAAGCCGCCATGTTGCCAATAAACCGATTTATTCGTTTGTTGTAACATAAACCTTCCATTAAGTAGAAAATGCAATTGAACTTATTTTCGCAGTTAAAAAATCCGCTACAAGCAGAATGCTTTTTTCAACTGACAGCAGTGACAGGTGCTTTAAAAATAGGTTTATGCTCATGCACTGTGCTAGCGCAGTTCTACTTATACGATTAAAACGCTTATGCATTGTGACAGCTAAGCTTTCTTGCGTGAAACGGACACTATTTGCTTGGATTAACATCGTGTGGGGACTTTTGACAACATTCCCATCGCATGGTAAACAAATCTTTATTTGCTGCATGTTTTGTGACAGCTTGTAGACAGAGGGTCTGTTACTTATCAAATCTTTGAGCACGGAAAAGGCCCGTTTTACGCTTTAAAGGGTTGAAAATGACTGACAGGTTGtatgtttattatttggtTAGTGGAGAACAGTATTCAAATCATCTGGTTTTGTGTAGAAATAGCGGTGCTGTAAGTAAACGTATTTACGAATAAATTTACATAGTAGAGCCCTGTACGAAAATGAAAGctaaaagcaaagaaaaccTCTTAGCAAAGGAAACTGAAATAATCCCTCTACTTTCGCTGCTTGCCTCAGTACCACAGCAGCGCTTCGATTCAATTTTACTATACCAAGGGAGCGCCCTATTCTGACGTTGGttactttaattttactttataCGATAATATCGCCTTTTATTTTCTTACGagttttttcagcaaaaaatcgTGGTAGTTGAAGAGAGATGGCTACGATTTGGTCACGTGATTAAATTATCTGGAGTTTAGTGTAGCCTAATTTTATGTAGAATTTTAAGTCattaattttcataaaaaagacCACTGACATTAAATCTCAgggtatttttaaataaagtgaCGTAAATGTTGGCCCTGCTTGATGCCAGGGTCAATTCTAAAAATCCAACATAACTACATAATGTATTTATTTCTGCATTTAATGGGACTATTGCCCACCAAGGGAAAATAGCTTACATAAGCCGAATCTTAAGATTCCTCTTTATAAATGGTCTCTACAAGCTTGATAACCGTAACTTTAAATGCCAATAACTTTCAGAAATGTAACGATT
Above is a window of Clavelina lepadiformis chromosome 8, kaClaLepa1.1, whole genome shotgun sequence DNA encoding:
- the LOC143469527 gene encoding uncharacterized protein LOC143469527, yielding MTRHFPVVVLVLFLSVLVMMQIVAGMPFRQCTPFRQYFDKNSSACKECSPCQSGYGVKYSCKSNRDTVCQQCKPGLTYSLRRRRTGSPCYACKQCSGREVIKPCTPTSDTVCGECPLGTYWDAIWSECKECSYCYSGRAESLVGPVVTSCMKKEIPSTHWCAKLRSPPYRAPLLRSKTLKNGATVFYAGSETGVSAEPQDQDKQPEKQTTTKTREINEGTTVSTTPHDHEANEDVMNDPVYVELSDVDKSRFLDTVSFDDEASGNWMSDDEDDVTNLVVMRFVKPTATSETTTFTASCSNSNYIFTISYWVLATSLLLFLVNVICFVQLRKQRKEKHPYKPIYNPHNVRNTPRNSRFDMKM